A window of the Euzebya pacifica genome harbors these coding sequences:
- a CDS encoding ABC transporter ATP-binding protein, whose product MPAPITATDLTRRFGDDVVVHDLDLHVDEGSIRGFVGPSGSGKTTTVRLLTGVLEPTGGRVRVFDTDPMELTTAQRRRIGYMPQLGVLYPHLTVTQNLRFVADLYGVRKAKDRIADALEMLDLTDASGRPLRDCSGGMQRRVALAAAILHEPDVLFLDEPTSGLDPVLRQRLWTHFQELRDEGKTLFVTTQIVSEAAMCDHVGLLAGGTMIADDTPDGLRRSAAGGDTVDLTASATIPTRVLERLAVRDDVRRIERVGDDGRTVRIVVADAAEGIEVLTAALHDADVDVVLAERHTAAFDDVFVALLEAQS is encoded by the coding sequence GTGCCGGCACCGATCACCGCCACTGACCTGACACGCCGTTTCGGCGACGACGTCGTCGTGCACGACCTCGACCTGCACGTCGACGAGGGCTCGATCCGCGGCTTCGTCGGCCCGTCGGGCAGCGGGAAGACCACCACCGTCCGGCTGCTCACCGGCGTGCTCGAACCCACGGGCGGTCGGGTCCGCGTGTTCGACACCGACCCCATGGAGCTGACCACCGCGCAGCGACGCCGGATCGGCTACATGCCGCAGCTCGGCGTGCTGTACCCCCACCTGACGGTCACCCAGAACCTGCGGTTCGTCGCTGACCTGTACGGCGTGCGCAAGGCCAAGGACCGGATCGCCGATGCGCTGGAGATGCTGGACCTGACCGACGCGTCCGGACGACCGCTGCGGGACTGCTCCGGCGGCATGCAGCGCCGGGTCGCGCTGGCCGCCGCGATCCTCCACGAACCCGACGTGCTGTTCCTCGACGAACCGACGAGCGGGCTCGACCCGGTCCTGCGGCAACGGCTGTGGACCCACTTCCAGGAGCTCCGTGACGAGGGGAAGACCTTGTTCGTGACCACCCAGATCGTGTCGGAGGCGGCGATGTGCGACCACGTCGGCCTGCTGGCCGGCGGCACGATGATCGCCGACGACACCCCCGACGGGCTCCGCCGCTCCGCCGCTGGCGGCGACACCGTGGACCTGACGGCGTCCGCGACCATCCCCACCCGCGTGCTGGAACGACTGGCCGTCCGCGACGACGTGCGCCGGATCGAACGCGTGGGCGACGACGGCCGCACCGTGCGCATCGTCGTCGCCGACGCCGCGGAGGGGATCGAGGTCCTGACCGCCGCGCTGCACGACGCCGACGTCGACGTGGTGCTGGCCGAACGCCACACCGCCGCCTTCGACGACGTGTTCGTGGCGCTCCTGGAGGCACAGTCGTGA
- a CDS encoding FAD-dependent oxidoreductase, protein MSAITPAPTHSSAVQPTDATPVVVIGAGPIGLAAAAELVQREIPVVVLESGDTVAAGVRSWSHVRLFSEWSQLIAPSARALLEPTGWTESNPTAYPTGGEWADAYLQPLADALNSGDSDRVRTGHRVTAVSRLGRDLLSDTGRDTQPFVVRGTTPEGTFRLQAAAIVDASGTITSPNPLGADGLPADGELELADHLTHAVPDTTDPATAQQHAGRHTAVVGAGHSAMTALIGLADLARSQPGTRITWIRRRGLTADSFGGGAADQLAGRGALGLAAARTIEDGLVEVVEGFRTTAVRRDTSSPDRVALVAEDGRTVDDVDRVVVLTGFRPDLTLTSELRVDLDPSVQAPRALAPLIDPNVHSCGTVPPHGVAELAQPEPGLYTAGMKSYGRAPTFLALTGFEQVRSIVAAIAGDHESAARVELQLPETGVCGGTGLDDAALAELGSADACGVPVAGGLPLATTGGCC, encoded by the coding sequence ATGAGCGCCATCACCCCGGCTCCCACGCACTCCTCCGCCGTCCAGCCCACCGACGCCACCCCTGTCGTCGTCATCGGTGCGGGTCCGATCGGCCTCGCCGCCGCTGCCGAGCTGGTGCAGCGAGAGATCCCGGTTGTCGTCCTCGAATCCGGCGACACCGTCGCTGCCGGCGTCCGCAGCTGGAGCCACGTCCGCTTGTTCTCGGAGTGGTCGCAGCTGATCGCACCCTCCGCCCGCGCGCTGCTGGAGCCCACCGGCTGGACCGAATCGAACCCGACCGCCTACCCGACCGGCGGGGAGTGGGCCGACGCCTACCTGCAGCCGCTCGCCGACGCCCTGAACAGCGGCGACAGCGACCGTGTCCGTACCGGACACCGCGTCACCGCGGTCTCGCGGCTCGGGAGGGACCTCCTGAGCGACACCGGGCGGGACACCCAGCCGTTCGTCGTGCGAGGCACCACCCCCGAGGGCACCTTCCGCCTCCAGGCCGCCGCGATCGTCGACGCCTCGGGCACCATCACCTCGCCCAACCCCCTCGGCGCCGACGGGCTGCCGGCTGACGGCGAGCTTGAGCTGGCCGACCACCTGACCCACGCCGTCCCCGACACCACCGACCCCGCGACCGCCCAGCAGCACGCTGGCCGGCACACCGCCGTCGTCGGCGCCGGGCACTCCGCCATGACCGCGCTCATCGGCCTGGCAGACCTGGCGCGCAGCCAGCCCGGCACCCGCATCACGTGGATCCGTCGTCGCGGCCTGACCGCCGACAGCTTCGGTGGCGGCGCCGCCGATCAGCTGGCCGGTCGTGGTGCGCTCGGCCTGGCAGCCGCCCGGACCATCGAGGACGGGCTGGTGGAGGTCGTCGAGGGATTCCGCACGACCGCCGTACGTCGCGACACCTCCTCTCCCGACCGGGTGGCGCTCGTCGCGGAGGACGGCCGGACCGTCGACGACGTCGACCGAGTCGTCGTGCTCACCGGCTTCCGTCCCGACCTGACCCTGACCTCGGAGCTCCGGGTCGACCTCGACCCATCGGTGCAGGCCCCACGTGCGCTCGCCCCGCTCATCGACCCCAACGTGCACTCCTGCGGGACCGTCCCTCCCCACGGGGTGGCCGAGCTGGCCCAGCCCGAACCGGGCCTGTACACCGCGGGCATGAAGAGCTACGGCCGCGCGCCGACGTTCCTCGCCCTCACCGGGTTCGAGCAGGTCCGCTCCATCGTGGCGGCCATCGCCGGCGACCACGAGTCGGCGGCACGGGTCGAGCTGCAGCTGCCCGAGACCGGCGTCTGCGGGGGCACAGGCCTGGACGATGCCGCCCTGGCCGAGCTCGGGTCCGCCGATGCCTGCGGTGTCCCGGTCGCCGGAGGCCTGCCGCTGGCCACCACGGGCGGCTGCTGCTGA
- a CDS encoding MFS transporter encodes MILPPPDLRRPVVGLGLVTLAAYGGWFYGFGVLVQPIADDTGWTVGMLGAAYAAAQLLAGLGATLGGRLLDRRGGRITFTIGGALGALCLGVASTATTPLLFGAAFAVGGGLAGATGFYHVTMAAARRLRPDRPAVVIGPLTIIGAFASPVFLPITAWAVGVHGWRPTLAGLAVTTGVGLLLGATIAPGGRADDGLPVGPGAYEDEGDMSLRAAAALAWVDPRVRRLLLFAVGYGVGASILLAYQVPTMASLGLPLATAATLAGARGFFQLLGRVGLDGMVQRFGSRRPLAGVMVLAVVACLLLGGSTTVVVGAVYAVVGGAALGAHSPLFGIHATSVLPPRHLGALVGAVQSVGGIASAAGPLLGGLVAQATGSYLPAVVMAAAGFAVAGLAMAGPRPSAAVPAAPGPDRADSRQGTTEAPIAPTGVAGHPTGATPPRP; translated from the coding sequence ATGATCCTCCCTCCCCCTGACCTGCGACGACCCGTCGTGGGTCTGGGGCTGGTCACCCTCGCCGCCTACGGAGGGTGGTTCTACGGCTTCGGCGTCCTGGTCCAGCCGATCGCCGACGACACCGGGTGGACCGTCGGCATGCTCGGTGCGGCCTACGCCGCCGCCCAGCTGCTGGCGGGCCTCGGTGCAACCCTCGGTGGCCGCCTGCTGGACCGCAGGGGAGGGCGGATCACGTTCACCATCGGCGGGGCCCTCGGCGCGCTCTGCCTCGGCGTGGCGAGCACGGCCACGACGCCGCTCCTTTTCGGTGCGGCCTTCGCGGTGGGCGGCGGGCTCGCCGGGGCGACGGGCTTCTATCACGTGACCATGGCGGCGGCTCGACGGCTCCGACCGGACCGTCCCGCAGTCGTCATCGGCCCGTTGACCATCATCGGCGCGTTCGCCTCGCCCGTCTTCCTGCCGATCACCGCCTGGGCCGTCGGCGTCCACGGCTGGCGGCCCACCCTTGCGGGGCTGGCCGTCACCACCGGCGTGGGACTCCTGCTGGGAGCGACGATCGCCCCGGGCGGTCGGGCCGACGACGGCCTGCCGGTTGGCCCCGGTGCGTACGAGGACGAGGGTGATATGTCGCTGCGGGCTGCGGCCGCCCTTGCCTGGGTCGACCCGCGCGTACGCCGCCTCCTCCTGTTCGCGGTCGGCTATGGGGTGGGCGCGTCGATCCTGCTGGCCTACCAGGTGCCGACGATGGCCAGCTTGGGCCTGCCGCTGGCCACCGCGGCGACGCTGGCCGGGGCCCGCGGCTTCTTCCAGCTGCTCGGCCGGGTGGGACTCGACGGCATGGTCCAGCGGTTCGGGTCCCGTCGGCCGCTCGCTGGGGTCATGGTCCTCGCGGTGGTGGCCTGCCTCCTGCTGGGCGGCAGCACCACCGTCGTGGTCGGGGCGGTCTACGCCGTCGTGGGTGGCGCGGCGCTGGGCGCCCACTCACCGTTGTTCGGCATCCATGCGACCTCGGTGCTGCCGCCCCGCCACCTCGGGGCGTTGGTCGGCGCCGTGCAGTCGGTCGGCGGGATCGCCTCCGCTGCCGGACCGCTGCTCGGCGGGCTCGTCGCACAGGCCACCGGCAGCTACCTGCCGGCCGTCGTCATGGCCGCCGCGGGCTTCGCCGTCGCCGGGCTGGCGATGGCCGGGCCACGCCCCTCCGCAGCCGTCCCGGCCGCCCCCGGCCCCGATCGCGCCGATTCTCGTCAGGGGACGACGGAGGCCCCGATCGCGCCGACCGGGGTGGCTGGTCACCCGACCGGCGCGACCCCGCCACGGCCGTAA
- a CDS encoding dipeptidase, which yields MLEPAKRYDGYKSYEYLTEGEDFRAFDLAAEIGRVPAYAGLDLSDTQKERATRLLTENIVVSLHEHPTLFPEDIMETVDYNRTARHRTGYEGLARSGMTAVFDNFMDGTACVTSQAGWKWTDIIADLGMRFSDIAHQDFVIKGGSIADIQLAHETGRVALIPGLEASTPIENELDRIDILYGFGVRQMGIAYSEANTLGSGLKEKGDGGLTDFGERAVRRMNKLGIAIDVSHSGDRTSLETIQHSTKPILITHAGARGVWDTNRMKPDEVLTACAERGGVLGLEAAPHTTLSHDHPKHSLESVMDHFVYCVDLMGLEHVSFGPDTLFGDHVNLHKAFAEQLSLGAAHAGVSYEEVPYVDGLENPAECFSNIVGWLVSHDYSDDEIRAVVGGNTMRVLEEVWI from the coding sequence GTGCTGGAACCCGCCAAGCGCTATGACGGCTACAAGTCGTACGAGTACCTGACCGAGGGGGAGGACTTCCGCGCCTTCGACCTCGCCGCCGAGATCGGACGCGTCCCCGCCTACGCCGGGCTCGACCTGTCCGACACCCAGAAGGAGCGGGCCACGCGCCTGCTCACCGAGAACATCGTGGTGTCGCTGCACGAGCACCCCACGTTGTTCCCGGAGGACATCATGGAGACCGTCGACTACAACCGGACGGCGCGTCACCGGACGGGGTACGAGGGTCTGGCCCGCTCGGGCATGACCGCCGTCTTCGACAACTTCATGGACGGCACCGCCTGTGTCACCAGCCAGGCCGGCTGGAAGTGGACCGACATCATCGCCGACCTCGGCATGCGGTTCAGCGACATCGCCCACCAGGACTTCGTCATCAAGGGCGGCTCCATCGCCGACATCCAGCTGGCGCACGAGACCGGTCGCGTCGCCCTCATCCCCGGGCTCGAGGCGTCGACCCCGATCGAGAACGAGCTGGACCGCATCGACATCCTCTACGGATTCGGCGTGCGCCAGATGGGCATCGCCTACAGCGAGGCCAACACCCTCGGCAGCGGCCTGAAGGAGAAGGGCGACGGCGGCCTGACCGACTTCGGCGAGCGCGCCGTGCGTCGCATGAACAAGCTCGGCATCGCCATCGACGTGTCCCACTCCGGTGACCGCACGTCGCTGGAGACCATCCAGCACTCCACCAAGCCGATCCTGATCACCCATGCCGGTGCCCGCGGTGTCTGGGACACCAACCGGATGAAGCCCGACGAGGTGCTGACGGCCTGCGCCGAGCGCGGCGGGGTGCTCGGCCTCGAGGCCGCCCCCCACACCACGCTCAGCCACGACCACCCCAAGCACAGCCTCGAGTCGGTCATGGACCACTTCGTGTACTGCGTGGACCTGATGGGCCTGGAGCACGTCTCCTTCGGTCCTGACACCCTGTTCGGTGACCACGTCAACCTCCACAAGGCCTTCGCCGAGCAGCTCTCGCTCGGTGCGGCCCATGCCGGCGTCTCCTACGAGGAGGTCCCCTACGTCGACGGGCTGGAGAACCCCGCCGAGTGCTTCAGCAACATCGTCGGCTGGCTCGTCAGCCACGACTACTCCGACGACGAGATCCGCGCCGTCGTCGGCGGCAACACCATGCGCGTCCTCGAGGAAGTCTGGATCTGA
- a CDS encoding ABC transporter ATP-binding protein codes for MIAATNGAGVPVDDTQTGAMALEVAGLHVNFHTRRGTVEAATDVDLHVRSGEVLALLGESGSGKSVTARAIMGLLRGRGVEVGADVLRLGDTDLRGLDDRAMAGIRGERLSLVFQDALSALNPVHTIGQQIGEMFRVHRGATRKEAREQAIDLLRMVGIPSPERRVDDHPHQFSGGMRQRILIAIGIALRPDVLIADEPTTALDVTVQAQVLELLDRLRDELGMAVVLITHDLGVVAKVADRVAVMYAGRIVETATTAQIFDGPAHPYTEALLRSVPRLSRADDELSAIPGAPPSPTAKPSGCAFHPRCHRRIAPCDTDRPLLEPLPGNRASACHVKEEMLDA; via the coding sequence ATGATTGCTGCAACGAACGGAGCCGGCGTGCCGGTTGACGACACCCAGACGGGGGCGATGGCCCTGGAGGTCGCCGGCCTCCACGTGAACTTCCACACCCGCCGGGGCACCGTCGAGGCGGCCACCGACGTCGACCTGCACGTCCGCAGCGGCGAGGTGCTCGCGCTGCTCGGCGAGTCCGGGTCGGGCAAGTCCGTCACTGCGCGCGCGATCATGGGGCTGCTGCGTGGGCGGGGGGTCGAGGTGGGCGCCGACGTGCTGCGCCTCGGCGACACCGACCTGCGCGGCCTCGACGACAGGGCCATGGCTGGGATACGCGGCGAACGGCTGAGCCTGGTCTTCCAGGACGCCCTGTCGGCGCTCAACCCCGTCCACACCATCGGCCAGCAGATCGGCGAGATGTTCCGCGTGCACCGGGGCGCCACCCGCAAGGAGGCCAGGGAGCAGGCGATCGACCTGCTGCGCATGGTCGGCATTCCGAGCCCCGAACGACGGGTCGACGACCACCCGCACCAGTTCTCCGGCGGCATGCGGCAGCGCATCCTCATCGCCATCGGCATCGCCCTGCGGCCCGATGTGCTGATCGCCGACGAACCCACCACCGCCCTCGACGTGACCGTGCAGGCACAGGTGCTCGAGCTGCTGGACCGGCTGCGCGACGAGCTCGGCATGGCGGTCGTCCTCATCACCCACGACCTGGGTGTGGTCGCGAAGGTCGCCGACCGGGTCGCCGTCATGTACGCCGGGCGTATCGTGGAGACGGCCACGACCGCCCAGATCTTCGACGGTCCCGCACACCCCTACACCGAGGCGCTGCTGCGTTCGGTCCCCCGGCTGTCCCGTGCCGACGACGAGCTGTCGGCCATCCCGGGTGCACCACCGTCCCCCACCGCCAAGCCCTCCGGCTGTGCGTTCCACCCCCGCTGCCACCGTCGCATCGCCCCCTGCGACACCGACCGTCCGCTGCTCGAACCGCTGCCCGGCAACCGCGCGAGCGCCTGCCACGTCAAGGAGGAGATGCTCGATGCCTGA
- a CDS encoding Lrp/AsnC family transcriptional regulator → METAAPVLDDTDRALITELQRDGRASWNHIGRGVGIADTTASRRAQRLMGDGVVRVVGGLDPLRCNLGYPVLIRMRTSPGRIGNVLDELAVREDVRFLAVVTGTSDVVAELIVTSQQHLARVVLDELHVVEGVESTVTSTVMRHYKLSHHERPALPVGPDGRPEVAADPLDEIDHRIVGELARDGRMSVATLAANLGISESMARRRVDALISDGRVVISTLLDADALGYHVEALVWLGVDFGCLETVADQLRQRPEVRYLAASAGEAELVAEVLLRDQADLYRFATTVLGRMEGIRRTELSLELEVVKRAWIRLTRLGD, encoded by the coding sequence ATGGAGACCGCCGCCCCCGTGCTGGACGACACCGACCGCGCGCTCATCACCGAGCTGCAGCGGGACGGCCGCGCGAGCTGGAACCACATCGGCAGGGGCGTCGGCATCGCCGACACCACCGCGTCACGGCGGGCCCAGCGCCTGATGGGCGACGGCGTCGTTCGGGTCGTCGGCGGCCTGGATCCGCTGCGGTGCAACCTGGGCTACCCGGTGCTGATCCGGATGCGGACCAGCCCGGGACGGATCGGCAACGTGCTCGACGAGCTGGCGGTGCGCGAGGACGTCCGGTTCCTGGCCGTGGTCACCGGGACCTCCGACGTCGTGGCCGAGCTGATCGTGACCTCCCAGCAGCACCTCGCGCGGGTGGTCCTCGACGAGCTGCACGTCGTCGAGGGCGTGGAGTCGACCGTCACGTCGACGGTCATGCGCCACTACAAGCTCAGCCACCACGAGCGGCCAGCCCTGCCCGTGGGTCCCGACGGCCGGCCCGAGGTGGCGGCCGATCCGCTGGACGAGATCGACCACCGCATCGTCGGCGAGCTGGCCCGTGACGGCCGCATGTCGGTGGCCACCCTGGCGGCCAACCTGGGCATCAGCGAGTCGATGGCCCGCCGGCGGGTGGACGCCCTCATCAGCGACGGGCGGGTGGTCATCTCCACCCTGCTGGACGCCGACGCGCTGGGTTACCACGTCGAGGCGCTGGTGTGGCTGGGGGTGGACTTCGGCTGCCTGGAGACCGTCGCCGACCAGCTCCGCCAACGACCCGAGGTCCGTTACCTGGCCGCGTCGGCCGGCGAGGCCGAGCTGGTCGCCGAGGTCCTGCTACGCGATCAGGCCGACCTGTACCGCTTCGCCACGACGGTCCTCGGCCGGATGGAGGGCATCCGCCGCACCGAGCTGTCGCTGGAGCTGGAGGTCGTCAAGCGCGCCTGGATCCGGCTGACCCGGCTGGGGGACTGA
- a CDS encoding phenylacetate--CoA ligase produces the protein MATTPWFRLPREVQRREQDRTLREWVRREVTPFSRFWRDRIAGIDVTDVESLARVPVATEADLAGAGGPGNPALLLSPTEDQFKANAPRGELFAAARQAGGRGTTGRREAIWHRYKAVHVHEAGVDRLLAIAYTRADLDLLHLAGARFAEVVGWGAEDALLNLVPSGPSVRHWALYHAALASRMTALHPRGAGQAVMGAAQRGLAMLPASIVALPTDEAESTLDGLLAKGTVARNLRQLLVVGSPPDAATRVRLATLGEKLAGRPVTVQAAWAPEASRVLYGEQPPAANDPPEATYGLLTYPDLEVLSVRDPATGATVVDGGPGELVITSSGWRGTALVRYATGSWVAGLEEEQNHPVSGATVPRLAPSAVDGAWQPAVVVDGRTRRPDLRNVTRIIEPAMARVGGRDWSLRVADGRLRLALDAPAGAVLDDRDLARRVGEACGLVPDVVRDPAAAAERPRLGRAG, from the coding sequence ATGGCGACGACACCGTGGTTCAGGCTGCCGCGAGAGGTGCAGCGACGTGAGCAGGACCGAACCCTCCGGGAGTGGGTCCGGCGCGAGGTGACGCCGTTCTCGCGGTTCTGGCGCGATCGGATCGCCGGCATCGACGTCACCGACGTGGAGTCGTTGGCCCGCGTGCCGGTCGCCACCGAGGCCGACCTGGCCGGCGCGGGCGGGCCGGGCAACCCCGCGCTGCTGCTGAGCCCGACGGAGGACCAGTTCAAGGCCAACGCCCCCCGGGGCGAGCTGTTCGCCGCCGCACGGCAAGCCGGCGGACGGGGAACGACCGGTCGGCGGGAAGCCATCTGGCACCGCTACAAGGCCGTGCATGTCCACGAGGCCGGCGTCGACCGGCTGCTGGCCATCGCCTACACGCGCGCGGACCTCGACCTGCTGCACCTGGCCGGAGCCCGCTTCGCCGAGGTGGTCGGCTGGGGTGCTGAGGACGCGCTGCTCAACCTGGTGCCGTCGGGGCCGTCGGTTCGCCACTGGGCGCTGTACCACGCGGCCCTGGCCAGCCGGATGACGGCCCTGCACCCGCGTGGCGCCGGCCAGGCCGTCATGGGTGCGGCCCAGCGAGGCCTCGCGATGCTGCCCGCGTCGATCGTCGCGCTGCCCACCGACGAAGCCGAGTCGACCCTCGACGGGCTGCTCGCCAAGGGCACGGTGGCACGCAACCTCCGGCAGCTCCTGGTCGTCGGCTCGCCGCCCGACGCGGCCACGCGCGTGCGGCTGGCCACCCTGGGGGAGAAGCTGGCCGGGCGTCCCGTCACCGTGCAGGCCGCATGGGCGCCCGAGGCGTCCAGGGTGCTCTACGGCGAGCAGCCGCCCGCCGCCAACGACCCGCCCGAGGCCACCTACGGGCTGCTGACCTACCCCGACCTGGAGGTGCTGTCGGTGCGGGACCCCGCCACCGGCGCGACGGTGGTCGATGGCGGGCCCGGTGAGCTGGTCATCACCTCTTCCGGCTGGCGCGGCACGGCGCTGGTCCGCTACGCCACCGGATCGTGGGTCGCGGGACTGGAGGAGGAGCAGAACCACCCCGTGAGCGGCGCGACCGTGCCCCGGTTGGCCCCCTCGGCCGTGGATGGTGCGTGGCAGCCCGCCGTGGTCGTCGACGGCCGGACCCGCCGTCCCGACCTGCGCAACGTCACCCGCATCATCGAGCCGGCCATGGCCAGGGTCGGTGGGAGGGACTGGTCGTTGCGAGTGGCCGACGGTCGCCTGCGGCTGGCCCTGGACGCCCCGGCGGGTGCCGTCCTCGACGACCGTGACCTCGCCCGGCGAGTCGGCGAGGCCTGCGGGCTCGTGCCCGACGTCGTCCGCGACCCGGCCGCTGCGGCCGAACGCCCCCGCCTGGGCCGCGCCGGCTGA
- a CDS encoding ABC transporter ATP-binding protein, translated as MPDAVLEATDLVKTFRVGGFASRERVHAVSGVSLSLRAGETLGVVGESGCGKTTLARLLVGLEQPDSGTVRVSGTSLGELGRRERSQRIQMVFQDPFTSLNPRLTVADVIAEPLDVHRKAGDRRARRARVEELLTLVGLDPSHAERFPHEFSGGQRQRIGIARALALEPSVLVCDEPVSALDVSVQAQVIGLLRDLQRRLDLAMVFIAHDLSVVRHLSDRVAVMYLGRVVELGTDREVYDRPAHPYTQALLSAVPEPDPAVARASDRMVLEGEPPSPIDPPPGCAFHERCWLATDVCRSDVPALTTHGEGADAVVQQAACHHALESVHGPVGRGTAPAGR; from the coding sequence ATGCCTGATGCCGTCCTCGAGGCGACCGACCTGGTCAAGACGTTCCGCGTCGGCGGGTTCGCCAGCCGTGAACGCGTGCACGCCGTGTCCGGCGTGTCGTTGTCGCTGCGCGCTGGCGAGACGCTGGGGGTCGTGGGTGAATCCGGCTGCGGCAAGACCACCCTCGCCCGGCTGCTGGTCGGGCTGGAGCAGCCGGACTCCGGCACCGTCCGGGTCAGCGGGACATCGCTGGGCGAGCTGGGGCGGCGGGAACGCAGCCAGCGCATCCAGATGGTCTTCCAGGACCCATTCACGTCGCTGAACCCCCGCCTGACCGTGGCCGACGTGATCGCCGAGCCGCTGGACGTGCACCGGAAGGCCGGTGACCGACGGGCACGCAGGGCACGGGTCGAGGAGCTGCTGACCCTCGTCGGGCTGGATCCCTCCCACGCCGAGCGGTTCCCCCACGAGTTCTCCGGGGGACAGCGACAGCGCATCGGGATCGCCCGCGCCCTGGCCCTGGAGCCGTCGGTGCTGGTCTGCGACGAACCGGTCAGCGCGCTCGACGTGTCGGTGCAGGCCCAGGTCATCGGGTTGCTGCGCGACCTGCAGCGCCGGCTGGACCTGGCCATGGTGTTCATCGCCCACGACCTGTCGGTGGTGCGGCACCTGTCGGACCGGGTCGCCGTCATGTACCTCGGCCGGGTCGTCGAGCTCGGGACCGACCGGGAGGTCTACGACCGCCCGGCCCACCCCTACACCCAGGCGTTGCTGTCCGCGGTGCCCGAACCCGACCCGGCGGTCGCCCGCGCGAGCGACCGGATGGTGCTCGAGGGCGAGCCGCCCAGCCCGATCGACCCGCCGCCCGGCTGTGCGTTCCACGAACGCTGCTGGCTGGCGACCGACGTCTGCCGCAGCGACGTGCCGGCGCTGACGACCCATGGCGAGGGTGCCGACGCCGTCGTCCAGCAGGCGGCGTGCCACCATGCCCTCGAGTCGGTGCACGGTCCGGTCGGCCGGGGCACCGCGCCTGCCGGCAGGTAG
- a CDS encoding ABC transporter permease — protein sequence MKDLMGRLRLSLRRIGGVSRKELVELVRQPAMLFVLVVGPLLILLLFGSGVRAEDPAVRSIFVTPPGDEQLAEVVRGYADSQSERLTILDVTDDREDAMRELRGRRVDVVVVFPENPIEAVEQNDRATIEVIHSFIDPLESQAIRLFTRGAVSDLNDILLSRAVEEAQTQAATTLEEVEGLRETLDGPAGSVLMAQSDTDPEDLAIVLDDASIELEQLIEIDPDVVAAPLDGRASSIGGRVTTSQFYAPAVVALILQHLTLTFVALARSRERELGTVELFGVSPLREVERIAGQAVAYVLSGSALAAVLLAAVSLLLGAPFRAGVGTVALVVVAELLASIGVGLLLSRVARTTTQVVQGAMLILLLSVFFGGLLLSPERLLPWAQPIGDVLPMSHALELLRDSMLRGLPLAAGPIATLVGMAVDTIAIGSWLAIREEHRG from the coding sequence GTGAAGGACCTGATGGGTCGGCTGCGGCTCTCGCTGCGTCGCATCGGCGGGGTCAGCCGCAAGGAGCTGGTCGAGCTGGTCCGCCAGCCGGCCATGTTGTTCGTGCTGGTCGTCGGACCGCTGCTGATCCTCCTCCTGTTCGGGTCGGGGGTCCGGGCCGAGGACCCGGCGGTCCGGTCGATCTTCGTGACGCCACCCGGTGACGAGCAGCTGGCGGAGGTGGTCCGGGGGTACGCCGACTCGCAGTCGGAGCGGCTGACCATCCTCGACGTGACCGATGACCGTGAGGACGCGATGCGTGAGCTGCGCGGACGACGCGTCGACGTGGTCGTGGTCTTCCCCGAGAACCCGATCGAGGCGGTCGAGCAGAACGACCGCGCCACCATCGAGGTCATCCACTCCTTCATCGACCCGTTGGAGAGCCAGGCCATCCGCTTGTTCACCCGCGGGGCCGTCAGCGACCTCAACGACATCCTGCTGTCCAGGGCGGTGGAGGAGGCCCAGACCCAGGCCGCCACGACGCTGGAGGAGGTGGAGGGGCTGCGGGAGACCCTCGACGGGCCCGCCGGTTCGGTCCTGATGGCGCAGTCCGACACCGACCCGGAGGACCTGGCCATCGTCCTGGACGACGCGTCGATCGAGCTGGAGCAGCTGATCGAGATCGACCCCGACGTCGTGGCGGCCCCGCTGGACGGTCGGGCGAGCAGCATCGGCGGTCGCGTGACGACGTCGCAGTTCTACGCCCCGGCGGTCGTGGCGCTGATCCTGCAGCACCTGACGCTGACGTTCGTCGCGCTGGCCCGCAGCCGCGAGCGCGAGCTGGGCACCGTCGAGCTGTTCGGCGTCTCGCCGCTGCGCGAGGTCGAGCGGATCGCCGGCCAGGCCGTCGCCTACGTGCTGTCCGGTTCGGCGCTGGCGGCGGTGCTGCTGGCAGCGGTGTCGTTGCTGCTGGGCGCCCCGTTCCGTGCAGGCGTGGGGACCGTCGCGCTGGTCGTGGTGGCCGAGCTGCTGGCCAGCATCGGCGTCGGACTGCTGCTGTCCCGGGTCGCGCGGACGACCACCCAGGTGGTCCAGGGCGCGATGCTGATCCTGCTGCTGAGCGTGTTCTTCGGCGGCCTGCTGCTGTCCCCGGAGCGGTTGCTGCCGTGGGCCCAGCCGATCGGCGACGTGCTGCCGATGAGCCATGCGCTGGAGCTGCTGCGGGACTCGATGCTCCGTGGCCTGCCCCTCGCGGCCGGCCCCATCGCGACGCTGGTCGGCATGGCCGTCGACACCATCGCCATCGGCTCGTGGCTGGCCATCCGCGAGGAACACCGCGGCTGA